Sequence from the Pirellulales bacterium genome:
GGTGGGAGGCACCAGCGTGGGCGCGCCGGTGTGGGCCGGCTTTGTCGCACTCATCGATCAAGGCCGTAGCGAGGTCCACGAGAATTCGCTCACCAGCCAGGCGCTGCTCACGACGCTGTATCAGTTGCCCAGTACCGACTTTCACGATGTAACCACAGGCAACAACAGCCCCAACGGATCGAACCCGTTATACAATGCGGCGCCTGGGTACGATTTAGTGACCGGGCGCGGCACGCCTCTCATTAATTTGCTGGTTCCCGCTATGGAAGGGAACGCCACAATTTCCGGAACCGTGTTCAGCGACGTGAACAGCAACGGCACGCAAGATAATGGCGAAGCAGGACTGGCAGGCTGGACCGTGTACGACGATTTGAACAACAACGGCGTGCTTGATCCGGCCGTGCAAACCACGTTCAATTCCAGCAACGTGCCCACCACCATTCATGCCAATGCCACTAGCACCTCGACGCTTGCCATTTCGGGCTTTGCCGGAAACATTGGCGGGCTGGAAGTGACGCTAAATATCACGGATTTGAAGGATTACCACCTCACGATTACGTTAATCAGCCCCAGCGGAACGCAAGTTACGCTGACCAACAAGGATGGGAATTTCGACGGCAGCGGGAGCAATATTGCGAATTACACCAATACGGTGTTCGACGATTACGCGGCGACTTCAATTTTCACCACCAGCTCTTCGATGGCGCCGTTCACCGGCAGTTACGTGCCCATTGGATTTTTGTCGACTTTGGATGGGACCAATCCGAACGGCACCTGGAAGCTGCAAGTGGTCGACAACAACTTCCGCGATTCCAACGGCAGCATTACCGGCTGGTCGTTGCAAATTACGAATCAGCCCGACTATGTCACCACCACCGACGCCAGCGGCAATTACCAGTTCAACTATGTGGCGCCGGGCAATCATTTTATTCGCGAAGTGCCGCAAGCCAATTACACGGAAACGGCGCCCGCGAGCGGCGTGTACAACGTGGTGGCCGTCGCCTTGGGTAATTCCAACGGCCTGAATTTTGGAAATCATTACACCCCGTCGGTAATGACGCCGCTGCTGGGAGACTTCAACCGCGATGGCGTAGTCGACGCCGCCGACATTAACCCGGCCGAGCTAGCCCTGACCAATTTGAACGAGTACCTCACAACCTATTCGGTGACGCCGGCACAATTGGCAACCTACGACGACGTGAACCAGGATGGGAAATTCACCAACACCGACTTGCAGGCACTGCTAGATCTGTTACTGAGCGGCGGGGGAAGCAGCTCGCCGGCTGCGGCGCAAAGCAATTCAAACTCGACGAGCACTGTTACTTCGAGTACTGGCACTTCAAGCATTGGCAATTCCAGCGCGACTTCTGCCGGCAACACGTCATCTGCTAGTACAGCCGTTGCCAGTTCCACTACGTCTACTTCCGCAGCGCCGGCAAAAACCGGCACAACTACATCGCCCCTATCTTCCACGTGGCAGCAACCAGCGCAGCAATCATTCGATCGACTGGTAGAGCATCTTCATCCATCGCGTTTAGCCGCACA
This genomic interval carries:
- a CDS encoding proprotein convertase P-domain-containing protein; this encodes MNAEHWGTPLRPRRKRAGTSRRRPTGTHRLLRLEPLEPRRLLTAVKFAPTAIHPDYLLPAAQHGLKPLGSPGPVGFTPAQIDQAYGINLPNLSVVKDGQLQSLPADGSGQTIAIIDAYDDPTIQADLNAFDAQFGLPNTTIIKVNQSGGSSLPGTDPAGKDNDDWEIETSLDVEWAHAMAPGATILLVEANNAGNSLYTAIDWAVTQPRVVAVSMSWGGGEFSGENSFDSNFTTPSGHQGITFVASTGDDGEPGDYPAYSPNVLAVGGTTLSLNANSSYSSESGWNDGGGGISTHEAQPSYQTAVVDQNSNLGNPTTRSIPDIAFDANPNTGVAIYDSYDFGASTGWIAVGGTSVGAPVWAGFVALIDQGRSEVHENSLTSQALLTTLYQLPSTDFHDVTTGNNSPNGSNPLYNAAPGYDLVTGRGTPLINLLVPAMEGNATISGTVFSDVNSNGTQDNGEAGLAGWTVYDDLNNNGVLDPAVQTTFNSSNVPTTIHANATSTSTLAISGFAGNIGGLEVTLNITDLKDYHLTITLISPSGTQVTLTNKDGNFDGSGSNIANYTNTVFDDYAATSIFTTSSSMAPFTGSYVPIGFLSTLDGTNPNGTWKLQVVDNNFRDSNGSITGWSLQITNQPDYVTTTDASGNYQFNYVAPGNHFIREVPQANYTETAPASGVYNVVAVALGNSNGLNFGNHYTPSVMTPLLGDFNRDGVVDAADINPAELALTNLNEYLTTYSVTPAQLATYDDVNQDGKFTNTDLQALLDLLLSGGGSSSPAAAQSNSNSTSTVTSSTGTSSIGNSSATSAGNTSSASTAVASSTTSTSAAPAKTGTTTSPLSSTWQQPAQQSFDRLVEHLHPSRLAAHAAALTALDKLLANWPR